The DNA sequence GCTTCTCCAAGACGTAGGATGgcggggggatggtggggggggggggtgaatgCGTACCTGGCCGAAGCGCCCTCTGCCTTGGCTGCCTCTTGGGCCACTCTCTGTTGAACGTAGTCCATTGTGTCTGGTGTTGTCCGTAATCTTTAcgccaaagaaaaaagttATACAAAGCAAGCTTTGATGCTAGAAGCTAAAAGCTGGAGTTGCGGGCTGTGGCGGCGGGTTGTTCGGCTTACGGGACGGCTCTCGAAGCTCCACCGGGGCTgtcgttggagttggggaagaagtgGAGCCGCCTCGCACCGATCGCGCAATACAAGTCCCGGCGGGCAGCCGGGTGCACGGGCCACATGGCTGAGATCTGATTTAAGGGTGCCCCGCATCCTCCAGGTGGGATGCATTGATGCAGGGTCCAAGAAGCCAAGGGTCCAGATGGTCAAGCAAAAGATCGGGTTTGCTTGCAGATGGTCTTGGTGCCTGAGCTTGTCTGGAGATCACTGGACCATCAGCTGCCGACGACGGCATCTAGGGATCAGCCGGAGGCCGCACTCGTAgacttcttctttctctcacGCCATCCATCCCAACAGATTCACGGGAGCACCATTATCACCAAGACTACCAAAACCCATGTATGCCTGAAATACCCACTGAAGCCACCCGGTATCCCCATGAGGCCATCCCATACCCGCGCCCTAGCCGCATCGAACCAGGCTCCTTCTGGCCAACCATGAGAGACATGCAGAGCACTGCCTCATCCCAAGGACCTGTCTCTCTCGCCAAGCCAGCCATCCCTCGTCCATTGGCCCCCGCAGTCATGAATCTTGACAGCTCCAGCTGAAGAGATGCATCCCCACCTTCATTTGCAGTGGGACATTTATCCCTCAACGTTGGGAGAGACCAGACGTACATAAGGGTCCTGGATCGAACTGTTTCCAGCTCTGTTTGCTTTggcaaccacaccatcctGCACACTTCTCAACCAAACAAACCAACCCCTTTCCACACCAGACACAATGGACTTCCTCAGCAAGGTCGCCGGCGAGGCCCTCAAACCCCAGCAGTCtgcccagcagcaagagcagcagcaacctcagcAGACTCAGACCAGCGGTGGCCTCCTCGGCTCCATTGTCTCTGCTGCCACTCAGTCTACCCAGCCTGttgccaccaacacccagcagcagccacaacagACCCAGACCAGCGGTGCCTCTGGTCTGCTCGGCTCACTCGTCTCCAGCGCCACCCAATCCACTCAGACCACCCAGCAACAgccccagcagccacaaTCCGGTGCCGAtgccctcctcaacaagctccaCGGCATTGTAGGCGGCGGTCCCGAgtccgagaagaaggaggatgctCTTGATAAGGGTACTTATCaccatttttctttttaccAACCAAGTGCTAACTCAGAATATAGCTATCGACCTCGTCCAGGAGCACGTCTTCAAGGCCGGTCCTCAGACCAACGAGTCTGCCGCCGAGCAGGCCAAGGACAAGTTCATCGCCGACACCATCCGTGACGGCTACGAGAAGGCCACCGGCAAGGACTTCCCCATtgccgccaagaaggaggaagagaacAAGGTCACCGCTGGTCTCGGCGGCCTGGCTGGCAAGCTCTTCAAGTAAATTTTGTTCTCTGATCAGCCAGCATGGGCTGAGAGTATATACCATTCACGATTTATGACTTTAATACAATGATTATACCCCCATTTTCCCTCCTTACTCAGGCTCAACCGGCCAATCCATCCCCAGCCGtttcctcacctcctcatcctcaatctcaaacaccttctcctctggcaccaaccccatctccttcaacacccccaccgtTACCTCCGGTCTCTCATCAATCACTCTTTTCAACTCTCTCGCCTTGTCAGTAACAtcctcaatcttcttcaccatcccGACCCATCTCTCACAGACCTCCCCGCCCGGAATCCCAATCTGGATACTCCTGtaccccaacctctccatcttgacaTCCCTCTCTGGATCCCACTGTATCCTCACACCCCCCAGCTTCTTCCCCCCTTGAtctcccttctcctctgGGCTACGGTGGGAAACCACACCCTGGGAAAGCAGCCAAAGGAAATCCTCGTGTGACATTGTGAGCGCCAGAATGCGGGATTGGTTGGCGTCTTTGAACGAGTAGCCAGAGCGGTAGAGCATCCAGGCCCAGGAGGGCTTGATCCAGGTCATGCGGGTTGttttgaagaggggggaggcggtgagggATTGAGCagagacggcggcggaggcgatgGGGTGGTTGTAGGCTTGGTAGAGGGTTATTGTTCGAGGGGTGTGGAGGGCGCGGATTTGTTTgtagggggtgggggtggacaTTGTGCTTGGTGGGATGTTTGCATG is a window from the Podospora pseudocomata strain CBS 415.72m chromosome 6, whole genome shotgun sequence genome containing:
- a CDS encoding hypothetical protein (EggNog:ENOG503PNT0): MDFLSKVAGEALKPQQSAQQQEQQQPQQTQTSGGLLGSIVSAATQSTQPVATNTQQQPQQTQTSGASGLLGSLVSSATQSTQTTQQQPQQPQSGADALLNKLHGIVGGGPESEKKEDALDKAIDLVQEHVFKAGPQTNESAAEQAKDKFIADTIRDGYEKATGKDFPIAAKKEEENKVTAGLGGLAGKLFK
- a CDS encoding hypothetical protein (COG:S; EggNog:ENOG503P2UM), which translates into the protein MFIHPILKSFRSLHKHPSPQPDPSNLPNSSLSPITTISPTHANIPPSTMSTPTPYKQIRALHTPRTITLYQAYNHPIASAAVSAQSLTASPLFKTTRMTWIKPSWAWMLYRSGYSFKDANQSRILALTMSHEDFLWLLSQGVVSHRSPEEKGDQGGKKLGGVRIQWDPERDVKMERLGYRSIQIGIPGGEVCERWVGMVKKIEDVTDKARELKRVIDERPEVTVGVLKEMGLVPEEKVFEIEDEEVRKRLGMDWPVEPE